One window of the Anopheles aquasalis chromosome X, idAnoAquaMG_Q_19, whole genome shotgun sequence genome contains the following:
- the LOC126574486 gene encoding transcription factor 15-like — translation MESAAPAPAPTGHRRTSDESTGSDPADQRRQANARERFRTHSVNSAFNSLRQLIPTEPINRKLSKIETLRLAKSYISHLLAVLVTGTNQRPCVEAHALQQQPPEAARAMDEEGYDDPAEGSEIARSSHGTGSYRKPICTFCVSFEKC, via the exons ATGGAgagcgcagcaccagcaccagcaccgacggGGCACCGGCGGACCAGCGACGAGAGCACTGGCTCGGATCCGGCCGATCAGCGGCGCCAGGCGAACGCACGGGAGCGCTTCCGAACGCACAG TGTCAACTCGGCCTTCAACAGTCTGCGGCAACTGATACCGACGGAACCGATCAACCGGAAGCTGTCCAAGATCGAGACGCTGCGGCTGGCCAAAAGCTACATCTCGCACCTGCTAGCGGTGCTCGTGACCGGCACGAACCAGCGACCGTGCGTCGAGGCACAcgcgctccagcagcagccaccggaaGCGGCACGAGCGATGGACGAGGAAGGGTACGATGATCCGGCGGAGGGAAGCGAGATCGCTCGTTCCTCACACGGTACCGGGTCGTACCGCAAACCGATCTGTACCTTCTGTGTTTCGTTCGAGAAGTGCTAG